A single window of Colletotrichum higginsianum IMI 349063 chromosome 8, whole genome shotgun sequence DNA harbors:
- a CDS encoding Benzoate 4-monooxygenase cytochrome P450, with protein MTPVSNALQTLEARGGFFVIGVLLHQFLFRYGEWDLSAKRIITRFCFAYAATISAIMSGPVFTSVTIYPIETVGFTEAMKTSTVLFSSLIVGIYSSMMIYRGFFHRLHRFPGPFLARFTNLYITFKIWNKMHLHEDVRKLHEKYGDVVRVGPTELSINKPGAINAVFLDTDCMKGPWYNLLHPMVSMQMVRDKEAHSKRRKAWEYGFTSKALRDYEPRVLKYTEQLLAGIETRAGAAFNAALWFNFYSFDVMGEFSLGRGFRMLEDGASHFYMDALHDETRAVGRFTHAMWALPLYRGAAVWNAGVRRFKTWIAGEVRRRIENKPESADIFTWVLEDYEAKGVRSAQDMLNLFGDCILITVAGSDTVAAVLSCLFMELARHPKEYKKLQEEIDECFRHHDKPEHAPLSKLRYLQACIDESLRLHPPVPSGVQRVTPPEGLKVDDVWLQGDTIVFVPSYTQYRDVRFFERPDEFIPERWTDRPELVKNAAVYVPFSTGHDVCIGKQLGLMETRFVTSAIVHRFNVEYAEGQTGEGFLEGNKDTGTLTVAPLQVVFTPRKS; from the exons ATGACGCCAGTAAGCAATGCTCTTCAAACCCTAGAGGCCCGTGGGGGTttcttcgtcatcggcgtctTGCTTCATCAGTTTCTCTTTCGATATGGAGAATGGGATCTCTCAGCGAAGCGGATCATCACCCGCTTCTGTTTCGCATATGCAGCAACCATCAGTGCAATCATGTCCGGGCCGGTATTCACGTCCGTGACGATATATCCGATCGAGACAGTTGGATTTACGGAAGCAATGAAGACATCCACGGTTTTGTTTTCATCGCTCATAGTAGGGATCTACTCGAGCATGATGATCTATCGAGGCTTCTTCCATCGACTGCACCGATTTCCGGGACCTTTCCTCGCGAGATTCACCAACCTCTACATAACCTTTAAGATCTGGAACAAGATGCACTTACACGAAGACGTTCGAAAGCTCCACGAGAAGTATGGGGACGTAGTCCGCGTGGGTCCAACAGAGCTCTCCATCAACAAGCCGGGCGCCATCAACGCCGTGTTCCTGGATACGGATTGCATGAAGGGGCCCTGGTACAACCTGCTTCACCCCATGGTCTCGATGCAGATGGTCCGCGACAAAGAAGCGCACTCGAAACGTCGAAAGGCGTGGGAATACGGCTTCACATCGAAAG CTCTTCGCGACTACGAGCCCCGGGTCCTCAAGTACACGGAacagctcctcgccggcatcgaaacccgcgccggcgcggcCTTCAACGCGGCGCTCTGGTTCAACTTCTACAGTTTCGACGTCATGGGCGAGTTCTCGCTCGGCCGCGGGTTCCGCatgctcgaggacggcgcctCGCACTTCTACATGGACGCGCTGCACGACGAGACGCGGGCCGTCGGGCGCTTCACGCACGCCATGTGGGCGCTGCCGCTGTACCGCGGTGCGGCGGTGTGGAACGCCGGTGTGAGGCGGTTCAAGACGTGGATCGCGGGGGAAGTGAGGCGGCGCATCGAAAACAAGCCCGAGAGCGCGGACATCTTCACGTGGGTGTTGGAGGACTATGAGGCGAAGGGGGTGCGGTCGGCGCAGGATATGTTGAACCTGTTTGGGGACTGCATTCTCATTACTGTGGCTGGAAG TGATACCGTCGCCGCGGTGTTGTCGTGTCTCTTCATGGAGCTCGCCCGCCACCCGAAGGAGTACAAGAAGCTTCAGGAGGAGATTGACGAGTGCTTCCGTCATCACGACAAGCCTGAGCATGCGCCACTCTCTAAGCTCCGGTACCTCCAGGCTTGCATCGATGAGTCGCTCCGACTGCACCCGCCGGTGCCCTCGGGGGTACAGCGCGTGACGCCGCCGGAAGGGCTCAAGGTGGATGATGTATGGCTGCAGGGAGACACGATTGTGTTTGTGCCGTCTTACACGCAGTACCGCG ATGTTCGGTTCTTCGAAAGGCCAGACGAGTTCATCCCAGAGCGCTGGACTGACCGGCCGGAACTCGTCAAAAATGCAGCTGTCTATGTGCCGTTCTCCACAG GCCACGATGTATGCATCGGAAAGCAACTCGGTCTCATGGAGACCCGGTTCGTGACGAGTGCGATCGTGCACAGGTTCAACGTGGAGTATGCGGAGGGCCAGACTGGAGAGGGCTTCCTTGAAGGTAACAAGGACACTGGGACACTTACCGTCGCCCCTCTCCAAGTTGTCTTCACCCCTCGGAAATCTTGA